In the genome of Puntigrus tetrazona isolate hp1 chromosome 8, ASM1883169v1, whole genome shotgun sequence, the window tttacctTTAAGTGcgtattatttttacattttcatttagttcttaagtaaaaaaaaaaaaaaaaaaaaagtatctttttactttttttttgttgagcaaatacaaaaacacatttgcaaatGTGTTAATGTTCTCAAAATATAATTAAGGCTGGGTCTttcttaaatttaattcatacaATCAGagaatctaaattaaaaatgtattggagTTAATGAGATTTTGAGACTGAGATTTATCTCACCACTCCAAAGCTGTAGATGTCGATCTCTACCCCCATCTGTCCATCCTTCAGGTATTCTTCTGGTAGGTATGCAAGAGTTCCCTGGACCTTAGCGGTTTGAGCTACGGTGGAAGTCTTGCCTGGGGTTTTGTTAGGGTTCTTGCAAAAACGTGCCAATCCAAAGTCCCCTAGCTTGGGCTCCAGGTGGTCCCCTAAAAGGATGTTAGAGCTGTAACAGAGGGAACATGATTAACATGCATGTTCAAGTTAAATATAttcagcaaaaagaaaaaaccttaGTGCTGGATACTAAATTTCCAAACACAAATTCTGATCATCTTTTGAAAGGATTCTCTTGCACTCACCTCTTGATATCTCCATGAATAAGTGCAGGTGAACAAGAATGCAGATACTGAATAGCTTTGGCAGTTCCCAGCAACACATTTACACGCTGCGACCAAGAGAGGGCGTTGCTATCCTGAAAGAAACAAGCATTACTGTGAATGACAGTAAGAGAGTTATATGGCCTAAAATGACACTAAAACACTTACTAATCCGGTTATAAACACAAATTACTGTTTTGAGGGCTTAGTTAGTTAGAAAACAAGccacaaaattaataaaaagcacCACTCAAGTACCACAGAAGTTGCACATATGACTTGTAAGACCCATGCCACATCTTATTAGTGATATTGTTGAGATCATTATTGATGCTACACTTGATGATTACAAGTTATgattcattatatatatgtacatgcaaGCCTTCAAATGAGATCTGAAAGCCAGGTTGGACAAAACCGCATTTGTGtggaaaaatcatttaaatgtcattcacAATCTCAGAATACTTAAAATAGGagtcatattaatattttttaggtgattattttgtcatttcttgGGTTCGACAGCTCTGTCCCCATTCACATTCAGTGCAAATAAATAGATCACACAGGGACTTTCCTCAAAATATCTCCCTTAGAATAAAGTCATGCAaatttagaacaacatgagggcgagCAAATGATGACAAGTTTAATACAAAGTGACCTATCCTTTGAGTAACATATTAAACACTGATGCAGAGCTTATATTGTCAAGCGAGAGAGGTAACTTACCTTACATTGAAGACAGCCGTCTAAGGAGCCCTTTggcatataaacatatatcaAACAATAAGTTTGTCGCTCTATACTATAGCCAACAAAGTCCATTATGTTGGGATGTCTGTATCTGTGTAAGAAAGAGCCTAATTAAAAACCATGTGGCTTTAGATATATTGCATAACAACACTCAACAAGAGCATTACAGTAGCTGAAGGAAGCAAGGCTGGAGCGTCAGAGACAAAAGGGTGACAACTaaccacaaaaatgttttggagAGTGTGCTgatgaatttcatttttgggtcatgAAGAGGTGTGGTGAATAAAGAGCAAAAGTTCAAGCGGGTAAGTCCCATTCTGCACGTCTGttgaacaaacaaatgaatcacTTCCAAACTGAAAAAAGCCAATcaaaaaggaatagttcacccaaaaacatccaacattttaatgagaaatTCAGCgttatatcacttgctcaccaatagatcctctgcagtggatATTAATCCACAGTAATCCACACTACTCCACTCCATCAGCTGCTGGTTTGGATGAAACAAATCCACCATTAaggtgttttacatttaaacagtcACTTCTGTCCATAATTTATATTaccgcttcctccagtgaatcAGACCATTCCCTTTTGtcctcacatcaaaatccattatatttgtttagaacccatgcatatttctcttttaattcGGACAAGACACCTTCTTCACTGGCATAAGTTTTATTATGGATAGAGGGCTTGTATTTTTGGCAAaggtttgaagttaaaacatattaatgaaAAGATTTGTTTCTTAGCAGCAGACAGCGTTTCTGTGATGAACTGATGGACTATagcggtgtggattacttgtggattatcgtgatgcttttatcagcctATTGGGCTgttaattctgacggcacccattcagtgaaggggatccattggtgagcaagtgatgtaatgctcaATTTCTCCACATCTGTTCTGATGAGCAAACTAAATCTACATTTTGGTTGACCTGAGGGTCAGTTCATTTTCAgcaattgttttttgtttgggtgacatttttttaagacaaaacagGAAAGACAGATTTAAAGGCTTGAGAACAGAAAGCATAAGCCACAGGAGCAAAAGATGGACAGACAGTTTCTTACTGCGATAGTTTTTCTACTTCCGTCCTGAAACTTTCCTTCACAACATTCCAGTCTAAATGGGAGTCCTGTTCCGAACACCCACAtgaaagaaagtgaaaaaacacaTGGATGCttagaaaacaaactgaatgaCTCGATAACAGAATCATAATTATTTGCTTTGTTAGTTCCCATCTACCTCTTTTAGCTTCTTTACAGCAAATTCAGTGTTTCTCATCAAAGCTTTATACACGTGTCCGAAACCTCCTTCTCCAATCTGATAGAGTGGGCAAAAGTTGCATGTGCCACTCTGGATTTCCTCAAATGGCCAGCTCATTGCAGTTGAGGAAAGAGGCGGGGGATCCACACGGTTCACATACGGGCACTACGAACAGACACAAATGTGTTAGTGgattaaaagatcaaaaggtAGAAAAACATGACGGCTCAAGGAAGATTCATGCTAACTAATGCCTCACCAGCACAATAAAAACTGTACAGTCAAACCTAgcaagtttttttcttttacatttgttggctgaatttcttttttagtataaaaaaagaaaagaaaaaaaagaaagcaccTCTACATTTGAAATTCTTGAATCCATAGAGGCCAGATCAGGCGGTGGCGGGCTAGGCTTAGGTAGAGGTCTGACttctggaaaagaaaaatgaccGTTCTTATCACAGATATTCTGAAGCAGTCaacttgcatttttaaaaagaacatcatGTTTGACAGATGCCATCACTGAACTTTACCAGGGATAGGGAGAGGCTCTTTGACAAAAGTGGAACATGAAGAGACTGTTGGCGCCATTGAAGGTGACTGCTGCTCTGAATGAATCGGTGGTATACGTCTGCCTGTGGAAACGCATGCAAAAGTACATTAATGGATccattatacaaatatatgacaTTCAGTGCCTGAGCGAAAGTAAACCATAAAATTGAATTATCAGCTTTTCTACACTTACATAtctgtgtaattttatttttataatttatttttcaacatgGGAATATTTCtaactttaattttgttaatgtttttatcaacaaaaaaaaaattatataatatttattttttttcaccaaatttaatcaaatttagttggaatactttttagttttagttaacaataacaatactaCTCTTTTAATATTACTGATATTATTACTGATAACAATCTGATATAATTCATTTATCAGCAGATATTCGGCTATTTTGAGATTACTTGCCTTTTGCCAACAGCAAAGTTTATAGATCAACAAAAAGTACTCTCTCTCCCTTATGCCAGttccaaaatatatacacaatttgaaaaaaaagaaaaaaagcagtgaATCTGAAGAAAATATTGTGTTAAAAACAGTGTCATTTCAATTGCTTTAACTTAATGAgcctatttaataaatatatctgcATTATAGTTGTTACACATTTGAAAAGACAAACACCGATGAAtcatgcaaaattaaattaaaacgtgTTTTATAGCGAATAAGGTCCAGTTGGATCAAATAACAATCCTAATTAGTTGTTGCCGTAGATGTCAGAAGAGAATGTAATTGCTTGTGGCTGTGACTCTGACAGCCTCTCTAGTGATCAGAGAACAGAAACTGAAACAAATAAGAATGTGTGATCACAGAATAAATCTGCCACAACTGACAGTATTGTGTTTCTGCCACAACTTAAATGTGCTTCTTGTCAAATAAATTGCCTAGAGTTTCACAACGACCACAAAACCCACCTAACAACCtggcttagggttagggtagggttagggcACGAGATGTCGTATAGACAACAGAAGCGAgcaaaaaaacaagacacaatGATACGAAAAGCATACATACATTCAAGGATGATATCACGGGCCCTAAACCACTGCAAGCCCTCAAGAATCTTCAGAAGCTCTCCGACCGTCCCGTTGCGACAGCCCCATTTGTGCATCAGGTTGTCTGTCCGTCTGGAGCTTTGTTCCAAAAGACGTAGTTCTGTCTGGTCTGATATTACCTGTGAAGCTGCAATGGACATTAAAGAGCTGCTTTAGTTAAGTTTCCACCACAGTATTTTAGTTAGTAATTTAATATGAGATTTAGTTCCAACTGAGTGAGAgaatctttcatttaaaaacatcactaCAACGTTTACTTCACAAACAGCATCAAACTAATTTCCAATCCCGTGATTCCCTATGGAAGAGATGCTGTGATTCAACAATATGATGGATTAGcctaaataaatcaatggaCACAAAATAAACCGCAACAACTCCAGTGGTCCATGTGCATTTGTAAGCTTTTAAATCTGATTATTCGTTATCAGGTTATTAAATTATGAACCCCTTTATTTACTCCAGCGTCATCGGTCATCAGGCCAGGGCGACCCTGACATTTAGCGAAACATTTGCAGTAACCTCAGATACACTGATAAACACCCACATGTCACTACAAAgacttactttactttacttacTTCAACTAAACGGAGTAAATTAACCACAGCTGTAACAAAATAAACGTTTCACAAAAACTTTACTTTTGACGTCACCGCTCAGACGGCTAAGGAGTTAGCGAGCGTGCTAATCAACACATCCTCCGTGGTTCGCGTTaagattcaaataaaacaccACACTAACAAAAACCTAACAACGAACAGGCCATTCTTACCGAATGATATCCAGTCCGAGCGCGAAAGCGAGTCCATAACCCGTGCAAAGGCGTCCATAACAGACGCGGGTAACTTGTACAAAAACTCCCTGTCAAACTCCGCTCCGGACATTTTCAAAAGCCTTCTGTTTTCGCCAGCCTTTATCTTTTATCTTATTTGCCGTGAAAATCTTTTTAATCAACACCGATATTGTTTTACGCGGTCTTTGGAAGAGGGAGTTTCCTGCTTGTGGCTGTCACTTGTGTTGGT includes:
- the irak1 gene encoding interleukin-1 receptor-associated kinase 1 — protein: MSGAEFDREFLYKLPASVMDAFARVMDSLSRSDWISFASQVISDQTELRLLEQSSRRTDNLMHKWGCRNGTVGELLKILEGLQWFRARDIILECRRIPPIHSEQQSPSMAPTVSSCSTFVKEPLPIPEVRPLPKPSPPPPDLASMDSRISNVECPYVNRVDPPPLSSTAMSWPFEEIQSGTCNFCPLYQIGEGGFGHVYKALMRNTEFAVKKLKEDSHLDWNVVKESFRTEVEKLSQYRHPNIMDFVGYSIERQTYCLIYVYMPKGSLDGCLQCKDSNALSWSQRVNVLLGTAKAIQYLHSCSPALIHGDIKSSNILLGDHLEPKLGDFGLARFCKNPNKTPGKTSTVAQTAKVQGTLAYLPEEYLKDGQMGVEIDIYSFGVVMLEVLTGRQALEIDDQSRTVYLKDLVKEEEDDGRSFSKGRHSKELSYAYAAENICRKHLDPRLTKEIPSPHGSMEISQLACQCLDRRRKKRPRMTKVFKALQDVDLESKTSGRSTTFRLSPVSSHPSTPEPLRSDTSSLNSLTNQFSKLRPQEDTFPCLKNTVCPTLTSAVTQSSCSELEFNDESWASQSSGVPCESDESQGFSQYLTSQCSRAQAMSCGASGVQSTKTGGSLAENSKSSPNEDFTEKKVFINPVKQRLVQKIELYEEGRILTSDLLSSGTSLYREMNAETREPEESDEFASETSGINMQSSATV